Below is a genomic region from Falco naumanni isolate bFalNau1 chromosome 2, bFalNau1.pat, whole genome shotgun sequence.
attttttcttggtttactGTCTCTGCTGTGTCAGGTTGTGTGATAGTGCTGCAGCTGTAACACTGCAGATGAGGTGTGTGACCAAACATTTCTATCCTCTGATTTTAGGGTCACTTTAAATAAGAGCTGTAGGAAAAAGTGTTTATTGAACAATAAATTTTCTGCATGAGTTAAGGTTTTCTCAGGACATGTTTGTTTCAGGTACATCTGTGCAGCTTAATTGCTTGTAAACATAGCTGGTCAAATAACCCTTGAAGTGTTTTGTGTTTATGCAGTCAAGCAGCTAGTTAGCTTGCAGTGctgtaggaaaataaattgcaaatcGTTTGTCCTGCTCATTTAATGCCATGATTGTTGCACTCTGTTGCATAAGGGATAGTCCAATGACAACTTTGTTATAGCCAAAACTGACTGCAGGAAGTTTAAAGTTGTTTctcacacactttttttttgggtgtttttatATGTTGCCAAAGTGTGATCATGCAATTAAATTCTTGAGAAATATCCTATGTGATCAGGGCAGTGTTTCATCTAGCCCAATATTCTGTCTCTCATGGTCATCACAAAATAACATGCTATTCAGGGAGATTGTTAGCttggctgttttctgcagttcatATCCCTCATTTCTCCCCAGCGTCCTTTCTAAAATTGACTTCCCTTGATAGGtggcttttggttttggctggtgTAGAGCAGGAAACTGAATATACGATGCACGTGTAGTTGTGTGTTCTTGCTATGTCCCTCACCAGGTATGTCTAAAGACCATAATTATGTTCTTGCATCATTCTCCTTTGATAGATTTAAAGTAGTACCAAGCTCTTGTAAGAGAAGCTCTTCATTTCAGTGATCATCATAAGTAACCAGTCTTTCCCattgaaaattacatttatcaTCACGTCCAAAGCTAAATGTAATGTTCCAGCTGAGATTGTACTAGAGCTTTAGTCGGCATCAGATTCTGACTTGTTCAGATTCTGGTCTTTAGTTCTAGGAGGAGCACTACAAAGAAGGTGCCCGTGGGTGAACTTTAtggcttttctgaaagcttctCTACAGAAGCAGCTTTTGCCTTCTGGACTTAGTGTAGGAAAGAAATATGACCCTCTCTTCTGAACTTCCTAGTGGACTGTAAGTTAAATCTGTTAGTCTTTATTACTAAGTATATCAGTTCTGAATCTGTCAAATATAAAACTTACGTGGAAAGCtcaaaatagtaaaataatgctgttgtattttaaatcttaaatatttgagTCCAGATCCTTCTAAAGGAGCCCGGGTGGGATCCTCTGTGAGCAAGGGAGCAAGTGTGGTGTTTTGTTTACgtgggtttcttttttggtttggttgttgttttttttttttaatctcttcacagaaaagaaagtattttcctaTCTTTTATGCTAATACTAAGAAGTCATGCTCCTCCAAATTTTGTGGTTGTATGTATGTACAAAGTAAATTGTATTCAAATtgatggaattttatttttaagcttgcATGTTTGAGTATGTGGCTTCATTTCTCCATGAAGCTACTATATATAAACTTAATCATACCTGAGGCTTAGTGTTATCTGAAGCAAGCTTTGTACTTAAAGTAATTGCATAAAACTTAAGTCTTGTTTTGTGTGACTTCTATAAAGCATGTTAACTTACTTGTTCACTAGCACTTAATAGCTATAAAAAAGTTATCTTCAGGAACTGTTAGATAATAGACTATAGTAAATCAAAATATATTGAATTTTATAACCTTCATGCTTCTTGTGCCAAAGAATTTCATATCAGTTGTGATTTCAGAGATCTGTTGTTAGTAGACAGTCAAGAAGTAAAATCTACAAGCAGCTAGTTGGGAGTAGTAACTTGAGCATTCCCTTTGCTTATAGCCACCCTAGCTTGTGATGTTATGCAAGTTGATTTTATCTGACCAGGCAGGATACAGGTCAAAAAAGGAATCAACacaacttttttgtttcttccataATCTTTTTCAGTATGCATAGCAGCTAGTTTTTCTTGAgtactgtaatttttcttagGCTTTTCCATGGTTGCCTTTTCACATCTAAAAGAACAGCAAGTTCTTTCTTCGCTCAGAAAGACCAGAGTAGCTCAGCTAATGGTAGCATGAGAAAAGATGGGATGTGCCACACAAATGTGAATGGGGCAGCTCTTAACATCTTGCAGTCCATTTGTTCTCTGCAGTGTGTTCAGTGTAATTGAACTTGAATAACAACTCagggctttgtttttcttcctttatcaCCTTAAATGACTTtaacttttctctttgctttttctcttttaatggCACTTCAGAATATTGCAGTTGATTTTGATTATATTTTCGTACTTTACTTTTTAAACCCAAATGCACATTCTCCCCTACCTGGAAGAATATTTtgtaaaagatttttaaacagttaaaGCCAACTAAAGGGCTTACTCTGCGTACTGTGGGGAAAATAGTGGATTTGCTTAGGTCTCTGACTTCTGCAAAGCACTCAAGCATATGCTCAGTGCTCTGTTGAATGGAAACTGTAGCGGACCTGCAAGTTGACTTGGGTAAGTGCCTTAGTTACATATCATTGCTGAGAAGATAGTGGTTACACATACGGGGTATTTGTACTTGattgaggaaaatatttaattatagtATGTCACATATTCAGTTTCATCTTGTTAATAGTCTTTGAGATACCGTTTCTTACTGGGTGCTTAATCATTTGTGATTCAAACACAtgctaaaaatcaaaacactcAAAGTGTCAACACTTTCGGATGCTAACTCACCAAGGTTTGTTCACAGAACAGCCTAAGCTGTGCTTTGTGGATGGTTTGTGACTCTTGGAATAAGCTGTGTGAGTTACATTACAGTTTTGTATTCACatatttgtgttttgaattggggggtgggtgttgggtgggtgggggcagaggaggagggatAAAATGAAACCAGCCTTTATTATTCTGCCTGGAGCAATTCATTTTAGTAGTCGCAGATGACaaattttgggttttctttcattctaGGTTCAAAGGATCTTGTGGTTAAAGCACAGGTTTTAGCTGGTGGTAGAGGAAAAGGAACATTTGAAGGTGGCCTCAAAGGAGGAGTGAAAATAGTTTTTTCGTAAGTTGTTTCTAAATATCTGAGTGGAAAAACATTCTGATTTTAACCTATTGCTTAgtttaaaatcagtgttttaattattaaccttaaaataacaaaaatgagataagattttattttatgctacttctgtttttccagcagTTTCTTTGTTACATTCTGAGCTTCTTTTATTCTAGTCCAGAAGAAGCAAAAGATATCTCCTCCAAAATGATTGGAAAGAAGTTGTTTACCAAGCAGACAGGAGAAAAGGGCAGGATATGCAATCAAGTATTTATCTGTGAGCGCAGATATCCCAGGAGAGAATACTATTTTGCAATAACAATGGAAAGGTCTTTTCAAGTGAGTAATATCAGAAATAGAAGTAAACTGATTAACTTGTTacagctgaatttaaaaaaaaaaaacaacaaccaaaacaacagaACTGTTTACTGTACTGGTAActttgaaaatcagaaacatGCATGAGCTAAATTTTGTTTCCTAGTATCTCTGACTATGAGTGCCTTAgtgtttaaatgctttaaagatGTAGTGCTACAGCTTAAGGAATAACAAATGAGTATTGATAGCCCCAACTGAAGTTCAGGGTCGTATTGTGGAAGGGGAGATGGGTGGAATGAGggagttgttttcattttggttttagtttgcACTTATCTACCAGATGCTCATACTagaatttagtttaaaaatacagctatgtgtgtgcatgtacacGTACACGCCATTTAAGAGTGTCAGGAACAAGATAAGTGAAAGTCTTTTGGAAGAGCCAGTGGTCTTGGATAAGTAAAACATTCCTTTTCTCCAATGTGTGAAAGTTCCTAGAGGTGTGCAGGTGTGTCCCttagttttgagagtgctggTAGCTTTCTTATGCCAATACTCTGCAGGAACTGGTAAGAAAGTTTAGGCCTAGAGATCTGTCTTGAGAGCTTTTGGGAGGCTGAAAGCCAAAGTGTCTCCAGTTTGTACATTCTGTATGTGTGGATATATAGATTTTAGGCTACGTTTCAAACCCAGTTACTTAAATGTGTCAGTGTGTTTTCTGACAGAGTAGTATTCTATTATGGAGCACAGACTGTGAATTGCTAAATAATTTCAACAGAAGCAGAGTAAAGCATATCTTGgaacttttttcctgaagctcAACAAAAACTGAGTTTGGTCTGTCCAGATGCTTAAGAGTTTGCAGAGGCACTGTTCTTGGTAATCAGAGGAGTATCTCTGGCATGagtatgaaataattttatgtggAGGAATGAGGAAGCTAGTCTTACACttctatttttctcttgcaaaattAGGAGtgaaatattgtattttttccttactcTTCCCTCTGTAGTGTTCTTTTTGATGTGAAGGTATcagttgttttgggttttagtACAATTATGTGACTGGGGCATCTACATTCTGTTGTACTGTATTATAGAGCAGGGAAGATCCAAGTGTTACAGTATGCACCCCAGGTTTACCACAAGGTGgcattaaaatactgtaaatggctagattttatattcttaaaatTGTGGTATCAATAAGAAAGCATCCTTATGGAATTTACTGTAGCTGCTTTAAGCAAATTAGATAAAGAAGGGAAACATATTTTCCTGACTTGCTCTTGCtcttgtgtaaaaaaaaaaaaaaaaattaaaaaaaatatcttattagTGTATATGGAGCATAACTGTGTGGATTGTTGTCTTTTGATAGGGATGTGCTTTGCTTTTACTGCTGACTTTAAGTCATGTTTTTAGATGTGTTTGTAATTGCTTTAACTTGTCTAGGATGCTTATGGTGAGGAAATGCCGCATCGGTGTGAAGGCTGAACAGCATACAGTGTGCGTTTCTGATGTTGTTGCAAACCTCTTCCTTTAAGGGGGGGAAGTGTGCAAAATAATTGAAAGTGGAACTTGCTGTCTTGGATGTTACTCACCAATGGGGGCAAGACCACttaaattttaagcaaaatggttcacttatttttctaatgtgTTTTTAGCTTTCTGACTGTTCAGGATATGAATATCCAGAAACGTTCATTGTGTTGAACCTTGCTATTAGATATAGGATAATTTGCCATCTATATGTTTCCATTTGTAAGGATGGTGGTGGGTAGGAAGTGCTGTGGTTAAGCGTGTTCTTTGAACCGGTATCATGCTTTCTGTAATTAGGTGTCAACAGTTATAAGACTGTTTAATGTTTAAGACCTGTGTTGATATGAAAGGCTACCTTAGTACACCAGCTATCATAATCCATGCACCAGGTGGTGATAAGGGAAGGTAGGTTGAGACGATACAAGTGAGTATGTCTTTACTGTAAACTGGAAGACTGTTCCTATGGAGAGCGATTTTTAGGTTCCGTGGTAGCGAGTCCTTGGAGACAGATTTGTAGGTTCCATGGTAGTGAGTCCCTGGTGCTTTTGTTGAgatagctgctttttttttttttttttttaatctctgcagcCAATGTTAccaattctgttttcttaatttcttttattgaaTAAATGGGTGATGTTTTGTCAGGACTCTGTGACTTGCTTTCACTGATGGCTGTAGTTGTTGTGATTCTACTGAACAGGAATATGCAGTAATTTGTCACTAGGTTCTGCAGATCTAGGTTTGTCCTTGGAGTTGGAGCATGGCAGAATGAATAAACGAGTGTCTGGCATTcgatgtgtgtttgtgtaagGGTGAGTGGAGAAGAAGGGGAGATAAGgctgttctttttctggtgACAacctagaaaataaaatgcatgtggCTGCTAAGTTGAATCTTTCTATCAAATTTTAATAATATGTCTGTGTTAATTGATCTGTTGCTACAGTgtattcaaaggaaaattatacTTGTTAAAAGAAATTGGACCTAAGGTACACCTTAAAATTTGGAAAGTATTACTATAAGGTTTTGTATAGATTTATTGAATAAATAGTAACATTCTCCTCAGAGCATACAAGTAAAAtgcccaaataaaaaaaattccaactAACAATAAGATTTTACTGCTGTGAGGTATATTATGGGAAGAACTAAGTTTCAATTGTGTGGTATTAAAATTacttatgctttcttttttctttttgttctagGGTCCTGTGCTGATAGGCAGTTCTCAGGGTGGTGTTAATATTGAAGATGTTGCTGCAGAGAATCCTGATGCGATAATTAAGGAACCCATTGATATAGTAGAAGGCATAAAAAAGGAGCAAGCTGTTAGGGTAATTGTTAATGTGGAAAAGTACACATTACTGAGGATGGGAGGGTTGTTTCTAAGTTTTGTAAAGTGTGCATGTTTTCAACCCGCTGAGTTGTCTTAAACccttttgacattttgaaatagttttgaaCTAGATATTTAAGTATTTGCAGGTGATAGTCAATGTAATTCCAACTGTGCATGGCAGTGCTTTATCTAGCTTTTATACAGTTTTGTGAAGGCATGGGGTAATGACTTTTTACTAGCTCATTTTTAGGATAAATGCGGTGTTTTATATTGAAAACAATCGTTTGAAATGGAAGAGTAACATTTTTCCTAGGAGGACAGGGGAGGTGCTGTGTTTATAAATTCGGTTGATGCTGAAATAATTGCTAAGCTGTGAAATTCctaatttgtaaataaatcaaACCCTGAACATCAGTTAACAGATAAACAATCTTTTACTTTCAGCTTGCCCAAAAAATGGGATTTCCTCCTAATTTGGTGGatgaagcagctgaaaatatGGTCAAATTATATAATCTCTTCCTGAAATATGATGCTACTATGATAGAAATAAATCCTATGGTTGAAGATGCATCAGGAGTTGGTAATGTTTCTTCTTCATATTCTTCATGTAAcaacctgatttttttgtaaatcttAGTTGCTTCACACTGCTAAAACTTCAGCTGTATACAGTAAGAATTCTTAGCGTTAATGTGGTATGTTGAAACCAGAGTTTAATAAAGCACATAAATTTGAGAATCTAGGCATAGTAGATAACTGCTCTTAATTGCTAAGTAGGATCTTAACTTTAAATAGCttcctttttaaacttttcGATTTATTTAGTAAGAACACATCTTCTACTCTTAAGTGTTTGGCTACCCAGGATAAGGTATTTCTGGAAATTGGGTCTTTGCAGAATCCATGAGTTGAAACTTGACCCATCTTGTGTATTCAGAGTTGGTACTGAAAAGATAACCAGAGGAGCAGCATCTTCTAGAATTCTGCCTTTGCTACTCAGGCATCAGAATGACTGATTGAGTTTGATGTATTGAAAGACAATAGGTGTTTTAAGTAATATCTTGATGGTTATCAGGTTTTTTGAATATTAACTCACTATTCTGCGACTGGATATGCTATCACAGCCAGTTGCCCTCTCACCAAAGAATACATATGTGGAGAATATTTGTACTTGATTTCAAGTACAACAGTGTTAAATTTAAGCGTGAATGTAGCTCCTTCGTCAAAGCTTACCGTTACTCTACTGTTACTGttcttttattaatattatttttgaatgaTACTGCTTAAGTGAACAGTATGGAGCAATCTCTCACATCTGTTTCCCGTACCTTGTCATTTTTATATCATCTGTAGTGAGGGGTAGAAATGAAGCCTTACCTTTGTACAGACAGCAACTTAGTTCTGAGGTAAAGAATACTCTAGGGTTTGGATGTCAGCAGTGATATCTAAGTGAAACTTTTGTGTGTATTCTTCTGACACCTTTTCTTCCAACTCGgacattttttcagtgtgtttgtgtgcttaaatgcatgcacgcacacactatatatatataatctaaaagcagaaaactaagagggattaaaaaaacccaaaccagagcCCTTCTGTAGAGATTAATTTTATGCTAATTACTGAAGCAAAATTTGCCCAGATTTATCAAACAGCTCGTTGTAAGCTGCTTTGTTCTTAGAGTGTCTCAAGAAATACAATTATCTTCCCTTTTAGTGCAGTTAAAGGGACTTAACATTGTGTGGGTAAACTGGAGAGAATCTTGTATTTACATGCAGTGCTAGGTGTGtcttttcagcaaaactttGTTTGGACTGCCTGAGATAGCTGCCAAGTTTGACTTAACGTACTTCTAACATATTCGTGTAGCAGTTGAGCTATTATTCTAAtatgaaatgatttttttttctttcagtgatgTGTATGGATGCTAAAATAAACTTTGACAGTAATTCAGCCTATCGTCAGAAGAAGATCTTTGATATGCAGGATTGGACACAAGAAGATCAAAGAGACAGGGATGCTGCAAAAGCAGATCTCAACTATATAGGATTGGATGGAAACATAGGCTGCTTAGGTATGTttaatttaatgaattttaaatggcCTAGTGAATTTATAAACTGAATTCCTAAATGTTATCTTTATTCTTACATAGTCAATGGTGCTGGCTTAGCTATGGCCACAATGGATATAATTAAACTTCACGGCGGAACTCCAGCAAACTTCCTTGATGTTGGTGGTGGTGCTACAGTGCAGCAAGTGACAGAAGCCTTTAAGCTTATTACCTCTGATAAAAAGGTGAGGGAAGAGTTGGCATACCAAGGTCCTACACAGTGGTAAAATGTGCTGTGATTTGAAAGACAGTGCTTCGTGCatgttcttcagaaaatgtgtttttatgaGCATagaattaaaaagagaagaaaatggaggTATTAGCTTAATCCTGGTGCAAATGAAGGTAGCCTGAAaacctgtttcatttttttccctccttatttaaaaataggttCTTTGGCTGTGTACTGAGTAGGCAGTTTTGCATCCTCCAGTTAGTTACAGCTTtgaatttgtttgctttcatctttCCAGAAATCTTTGAGTCAGAAATCAGTGTTCAgatgggttttgtgtttgggggtttttttttttttttttttttttttttttgactgggTGTTTTGTGCATAGAGTTGTAGAAATGAATATTCACTGTGCTGTGCACAACCAAGTTTCTAAGGTACTAATTATATGTAATGTAAGGTAAAAGAACCTTGGGCTTGGAAAGGGATTATGTTTCATGCTAGCCATAGTTTATCAGAAGTGTTtgaatattattaaaataacaaattggTTGAAACTAGAGGAGGAGCTTTACCATGCCAGAATGACAACGTAAGGACCGGATTGATGGTCTATGTAGAGGTGTTTGTTTACCCTAGTGGGAGCTTGATGAGGAGTTTTGggctttttaaagaacaaaaaatatgaagaagaTGTAACTGCAAAAGGTGGGAGTGACTTGCAGGATCTGGTAATGGTATGCCGCTTTTGCACCAGAATTTCATGCACCACTTGCTCATCTTTGGAGAGGGCCAGAAACAAATGATCAGTGATGTTACAGAGGAGTTCAGAAAAATCTTGGAGACATTTTCGTTAACAAATGCAGAGTCTACCACACTGTCCAAGAATGTGttataatcatagaatcatataggttggaaaagacctttaagatcaagtccaactgttaacctaagactgccaagtccaccacttgTCCCTAAGAACCACATCTAcgtgtcttttaaaaaatttccgGGGATGAagattccaccacttccctgggccacctgttccaatgcttgacgATTCTTTCagtaaagatatttttcctaatctccagtctaaacctcccctggcacaccttgaggctgtttcctcttgccctgtcacttgttacttgggaaaagaccgaccccacctgcctacaccctcctgtcaggcagctgcagagagcgataaggtctccctgagccccctcctctccaggccaaacacccccagttccctcagccgctcctcaccaGACTTTCTGTCTTCCCTCGCTTTGCCGAAAGAATGTGAAAAGTGAGGGACACAGGCACAGAGCACCTGAATtacagagagaagagaagatgaATCAAGGAAGAATCTAGGGGTTGTTGATCTGGGACAGGCTTTTCCAATGCCAATTTTCTGCTGATGGTGGGTGTCAAACAGACTTATTAAtatattctttccctttttgccttCCTTCAGCTGCACACGCTTTTATCAAAAAACAGTGACTGTAGCTGGGATTCCTGGTGCTGAAATTCAAACAGTGGTACAGCTCACTGGTGTCATGGACTGCACTCTGACTGGCGTGATGGGCTCAGTTTGGGGGTTGTTTGGAACAGCCTGCTGAGGTGCCAGCCTAAGTTGCTGCTACCCATTAGTAGCAGGAGCAAGAACGATGCCACACAGATGAGCTAGTCTAATTGCAAGATAATGAAAACTGAGCTACTGTTAATTAACCAGTTGCACAttaatgttttgtctttttaagtTTATTCTGCCCTCCAAGGCTGTCTACCTATTTTTGCTCCTAGTTTATTTCATGTTTCACTATTGACTGTGATCTTTTTACCCCTCCTGCCACCACTTGAGTAGGAAAAGACTTCCCCTTAACCTCAGGCGTAGTGCTCctgattaaaatatatttcagatagCTTACCTCTAAGCATGCTAGCTTTTAAGTAAACTGTATAAACAGTGTCTTGTGTATGAGTTTTGTAAAATGTTGTGTTCTTTAGCATGACTTCTTCAGTATGTGGACGTACTAGTGTGGGAGGTACCTTTGCTGGAGCAATGTtgtaaaaggaaagataaacagTTGACAAATTAAGTGATTAAATTACTGAAGTTTCGTCTGTTTGATTTGCTTGAAGAAACTCAAACAGCTCTCTATTCATCGTGTTcagaatattctgaaataaGATACATTGTTGGCTTTGTACAGAAGATGGGTGTGTGTCTTTCCAAGTAGCTACACAGAATACACACTGAGTAGGAGAAATGGCAATTGCCTGCAACTCATGCTGAATTGAAGGACAGTGTGCAAGTTTCCTGGGACAGGCATTTTTGCAGTACTGTTTTCCTGAAGTAACTGTTTTGTTGTATGTGACTTTATAGAACTGTACTTCTGTGACTGGTGTTCTCTAGAACTGTATTTCACAGAGTCCCTTATTACATTTATGgagcttgatttttttcttaggcTGAAAGGCTGAGTGGTGCTTTTGTTTGATGTGCTTCTGGCTGTTTTTAACAAGAATATTGTTGATTCTGTAGGTACTGGCTATTCTGGTAAATATATTTGGTGGCATTATGCGATGTGATGTGATAGCACAAGGTATCGTTATGGCAGTAAAGGATTTGGACCTAAAAATACCAATTGTGGTACGGTTGCAAGGTGAGTGTGCTTCAGtacatgttaaatatatttcagtcCATACTGACAAATGTTCTTGAGCTTGTGTTGCATAGCAAGTTGCCTGTAGGGTGAAGGCCGTGGGGAAAAATAAGGCAAACCTTGAATTTAGTTGGTGAGGATTGGCAAGTTAATAAAAAGAGATCTCTTGCTTTTATAACTACTGAAGTTGTTGtctttaaatttatttgctAATTTACttttggaacaggcttcctagaaaATACGAGAATTACTCTGGTAGTAGGTCAATAAGAGCggcattttctctgtttcttaagGTACACGAGTTGATGATGCCAAGGCTTTAATAACAGCTAGTGGCCTCAAAATCCTTGCGTGTGATGACTTGGATGAAGCTGCAAAAATGGTAAGATAGCTGGCTCTGAATATTCTTTTCAGAACATAGCACCTGTTGCAGAATATTGAAGAGTTGAAACTCCGTTCATTCAACTAAAGGTAGCTTAGGATAAATCACAGTGCCAGTTACTATCAGGGCCTGAAGCAAATGTTTTATAAACGAGTAAGTGCATATTTTATGAGGAGAACTATGTAGTCAGAAGCTATTATACTCCAGAAATTTCTGTGTTTgggacttctttttttgtttgtctacCCCCATGGCCCCACCAAAAGACAGGTTAAAGAACACCAAAAATACCAGGCAAAGGACAGAATCAGTCACTCTGCTTGGTAGGGGCATGACTAAGAGCTTAGCTTTagtaactggaagaaaatacttACACTGCATTTTTGAACTACCTCAATTTAACACTTCCTTTGATAGACCACTGTATTTCAGTGTGCATGATTAAAACAAAGCATAGTTGATTATCCTGTTGCCTCATAAAGTAATTAGATGTTCAGACAGGTGGTTTGTGTTTGGGTggtgtctttttcttttgctttgtttcct
It encodes:
- the SUCLA2 gene encoding succinate--CoA ligase [ADP-forming] subunit beta, mitochondrial isoform X2 → MSMGLLQEAGISVPHGLVARTPDEAYKIAKEIGSKDLVVKAQVLAGGRGKGTFEGGLKGGVKIVFSPEEAKDISSKMIGKKLFTKQTGEKGRICNQVFICERRYPRREYYFAITMERSFQGPVLIGSSQGGVNIEDVAAENPDAIIKEPIDIVEGIKKEQAVRLAQKMGFPPNLVDEAAENMVKLYNLFLKYDATMIEINPMVEDASGVVMCMDAKINFDSNSAYRQKKIFDMQDWTQEDQRDRDAAKADLNYIGLDGNIGCLVNGAGLAMATMDIIKLHGGTPANFLDVGGGATVQQVTEAFKLITSDKKVLAILVNIFGGIMRCDVIAQGIVMAVKDLDLKIPIVVRLQGTRVDDAKALITASGLKILACDDLDEAAKMVVKLSEIVTLAKQAQVDVKFQLPI
- the SUCLA2 gene encoding succinate--CoA ligase [ADP-forming] subunit beta, mitochondrial isoform X1, translated to MAASMICSRASAGLRGNGIRAALGTATAKVLGGSPGILNNHGFQVQKQQQRRLSLHEYMSMGLLQEAGISVPHGLVARTPDEAYKIAKEIGSKDLVVKAQVLAGGRGKGTFEGGLKGGVKIVFSPEEAKDISSKMIGKKLFTKQTGEKGRICNQVFICERRYPRREYYFAITMERSFQGPVLIGSSQGGVNIEDVAAENPDAIIKEPIDIVEGIKKEQAVRLAQKMGFPPNLVDEAAENMVKLYNLFLKYDATMIEINPMVEDASGVVMCMDAKINFDSNSAYRQKKIFDMQDWTQEDQRDRDAAKADLNYIGLDGNIGCLVNGAGLAMATMDIIKLHGGTPANFLDVGGGATVQQVTEAFKLITSDKKVLAILVNIFGGIMRCDVIAQGIVMAVKDLDLKIPIVVRLQGTRVDDAKALITASGLKILACDDLDEAAKMVVKLSEIVTLAKQAQVDVKFQLPI